The Candidatus Neomarinimicrobiota bacterium genomic sequence AAAGCATGGAAGTATAGGGATTTTTCCCATCCCGTTCAATATTTTATACACTTTCGTGACCTTACAGTTCCCCCTTGCAGTTTTTGTCGTTATGAACCCGGACTCTTCTTAAATTCTCCTTATGGAAATACTTTCAAGAGATCATCAAAAACGGATTCGTTCGTTGCAGCAGAAAAAGTATCGGGCTATCCATGGAGCTTATCTGCTGGAAGGTGTCCTGCTGCTGGAGGAAGCCCTGAAAATGAAAGCACCCGTGCAGGAAATCCTCTATCAGTCCTTTCTGACGAGTAAACCGGGATTTCAGACGCTTCTGGAAACAGCCCGTAATCGAAATATCCCCCTGTACAATGTTTCTCCCGGCGTCATCAAAAGCCTCAGTACCGAAGTGAGTCCGCAAGGTGTGATTGCAGTTATTGCCATGCCGTCTCCTCCTGTAGAAATGCCTGAAGGATCTCTCCTCGTCTGTGATGAAATCCAGGATCCGGGAAACCTGGGGACTCTCATTCGCATTGCCCACTGGTTTGGACTGGCCGGGGTGATTACGACGCCCGGGACAGTGGAGGCCGTGAATCCTAAAGTGATTCGTTCCGCCATGGGCTCACATTTTCATCTGCCGGTTTTTGATATGGAGACAGGTGAAATTCTAAAAAAAACCGCAAATTCCCACCGGATTTTTCTCAGTGTTGTTCGGGGAGGAACGCCATTGCCGGCTTTAAAAAAACCGGATAAACCTTTCCTGCTTGTTATTGGAAATGAAGCACGGGGGGTGAGCCCCCAATGGGCTGGTGACAATGTTTTACCTATCACCCTGCCGCCTTTCAGCGACTGCGAATCCCTGAATGCAGCCATGGCAGCAGCGGCCGTTCTTAGTTTACTTAAATATCAATAACGTTCTGAATTTATCCTCCCGCAGAGGGGGACAGTTGTCAGTCGTCAGTCGACAGTCGTCAGTCGACAGTTACCAGTACCCAAGTCCCAACGACCGCTGATCCACACAAACACACCGGGAGCGCTGCGGAGCCGCGATTGAATGCTGAATTTTAAATTCTGAATTGAATGAATAATGATTGAATTGGGTTGAGTGGGCCAATTGACGTGCCAACCACCCCCTCGTCACTTTCTTACGCATCCAAGCAAGCACAGTCGCGAAGCGGCGCTAATTTCCAACTTCCAAAAAAGCACGAAGTGCCGCCAACTTCCAACTTCCAAATTTAAAGATTAATTCCCGCAAATAATCCGCCGAAAAATCGCACAAAAGGTGTAATAATAATCCCGAAAATACTGAAACCGGAAAGCATTCCCAGGAAAATGAGTCCCATCAAAAAGAAGGGACCGTATTGTTCCAGGCGATCCACAATGTGTTCATAACGCCAGGGAAGGAGTCCCCGCAGGATGCGTCCCCCGTCCAGGGGCGGGATGGGAAGCAGATTAAAAATCGCCAGTGCCAGGTTGATATAGAGTCCGTAAAGGAGGACCATTTTCAGGAAATCCCCGGTAAAACTGCCGGATGGCTGGAGTCCCACTATCCGGATCAGCATCCCGAAAAGGAAAGCCAGCACCATATTTGATGCCGGGCCGGCCAGTGCGACCCACAACATGTCCTGTTTTGGATTTTTAAAGTAGCGGGGGTCCACCGGGACAGGTTTTGCCCAGCCGAAGCGTACCAGAAAAAGCATGAGGGTCCCGATGGGATCCAGGTGGGCGAGGGGATTCAGAGTCAGGCGTCCCATCATTTTCGCCGTGGGATCTCCCAGTTTCCAGGCCACAAAGCCATGGGATACCTCATGAATGGTAAGGGCGATTAGAATGGGAATGGCCAGGGCAAGGATATCTAAAATCTGATTATTCAATCGTGTCTCCGTTCTCTGGGGTGAAAGGTTTTATGGACCTCTTTCAGGTATTCCCGGTCCAGGTGGGTATAAATTTGGGTGGTTGAAATGTCTGAATGTCCCAGCATCTCCTGAACGGCCCGCAGATCGGCGCCGCCTTCAAGCAGATGGGTGGCGAAGGAGTGTCTGAAGGTGTGGGGACTCACTTTTTTGGTGATTTTAGCCGCTTTGATATATTGCTGGATGATTTTCCACACGCCCATGCGGCTCAGGGGTTTGCCACGGGCATTG encodes the following:
- a CDS encoding RNA methyltransferase — its product is MQQKKYRAIHGAYLLEGVLLLEEALKMKAPVQEILYQSFLTSKPGFQTLLETARNRNIPLYNVSPGVIKSLSTEVSPQGVIAVIAMPSPPVEMPEGSLLVCDEIQDPGNLGTLIRIAHWFGLAGVITTPGTVEAVNPKVIRSAMGSHFHLPVFDMETGEILKKTANSHRIFLSVVRGGTPLPALKKPDKPFLLVIGNEARGVSPQWAGDNVLPITLPPFSDCESLNAAMAAAAVLSLLKYQ
- a CDS encoding site-2 protease family protein, yielding MAIPILIALTIHEVSHGFVAWKLGDPTAKMMGRLTLNPLAHLDPIGTLMLFLVRFGWAKPVPVDPRYFKNPKQDMLWVALAGPASNMVLAFLFGMLIRIVGLQPSGSFTGDFLKMVLLYGLYINLALAIFNLLPIPPLDGGRILRGLLPWRYEHIVDRLEQYGPFFLMGLIFLGMLSGFSIFGIIITPFVRFFGGLFAGINL